A window of Candidatus Parvarchaeota archaeon genomic DNA:
TATGCGTGATTTGTTTTTTGATTTCTTGCTACTGTTTTTTCGCCAAAAACCTGTGGCTGCAGGTTTTGGCCGCGTAAAGCCTGTCCCGGATTTTTATCTCGACTTGTGACCCGTCCGGCATATCAACCGGCACAAAGCAAAAGCCAATGGGCTTTTTTAGTGTTGGCGAAAACGTGCCGCTTGTGACAAGGTCAAACTTTTCGCCATTTACATAGAGCTCATTTCCGTGCCTTGGCACTGCCCTCTCAAGAAGCTCAAAACCGACAAGTTTGCGCTTGGGTTTTTGTGCAAGCAATGCGGATTTGCCAATAAAGTCGCCTTTGTCTGGCTTGACTGTCCACTTGAGCGGCGCCTCGTAGGGAGTTACATCATCCGTAATGTCGTTCCCATAAAGCATGAGGCCAGCCTCTAGGCGCAGCGTGTCGCGCGCGCCAAGGCCGCATGGTTTTATTGCAAACTCTGCCCCGGCTTCCATAAGCGCGCCCCAGATTTTTTCCGTGTCTTCACTGGCGCAGTAAATCTCAAACCCGTCCTCCCCTGTATAGCCTGTCCTTGAGACAAGTGCATTGATGCCCGCCACATTCATTTGGGAGAACCTGAAGTATTTCAGTGCGGCAAGGTCGAAATCGGTAATTTTTTGCAGCGTGCCTTGCGCTTTTGGCCCCTGGAGCGCAATTTCCCCGGTTTTGTCGCTGATGTTTTTCAGTTCTGCACCCAGGCCGTTTTGTTGCATCCAGGCAAAGTCTTTTTCGGTGTTTGAGGCATTGACAACTATAAACAAGTCGTCGTTGGATTTTTTGTAAACAAGAAGGTCATCAACTATCCCAGCGCGTGGGTTGCACATAGGGGAATAGACGCATTGGCCGTCCGCTGCCTTTGATATGTCGTTTGTCACAAGGTTTTGCACAAAGGCCATTGCCTGCGGCCCCTTTGCAGTCACCTCGCCCATGTGCGAAACGTCAAATATGCCAACCGAAGCCCTTACTGCCACGTGCTCTTCCAATATTCCTGAGTACTGGACCGGCATCTCCCAGCCGCCAAAGTCAACAAGCTTTGCACCTAGGGACTTGTGTATCTCAAATAGGGGAGTTCGTTTCAATTCTGCCATCTAATCTTCCGCTGCAAAAAAA
This region includes:
- the gcvT gene encoding glycine cleavage system aminomethyltransferase GcvT, which translates into the protein MAELKRTPLFEIHKSLGAKLVDFGGWEMPVQYSGILEEHVAVRASVGIFDVSHMGEVTAKGPQAMAFVQNLVTNDISKAADGQCVYSPMCNPRAGIVDDLLVYKKSNDDLFIVVNASNTEKDFAWMQQNGLGAELKNISDKTGEIALQGPKAQGTLQKITDFDLAALKYFRFSQMNVAGINALVSRTGYTGEDGFEIYCASEDTEKIWGALMEAGAEFAIKPCGLGARDTLRLEAGLMLYGNDITDDVTPYEAPLKWTVKPDKGDFIGKSALLAQKPKRKLVGFELLERAVPRHGNELYVNGEKFDLVTSGTFSPTLKKPIGFCFVPVDMPDGSQVEIKIRDRLYAAKTCSHRFLAKKQ